ggcaaagtaaagtctctgctttttaatatgctgtctaggttggtcatagcttttcttccgaggagcaagcatctttgaatttcatggctgcagtcaccatctgcagtgagtttggagcccatgaaaataaagcctttcactgtttccatagtttccccatctatttgccatgaaatgattgaactggatgccatgatctcagttttctgaatgttgagttttaagccagctttttcactctcctctttcactttcatcaagaggctttttagttcctctttgctttctgccataagggtggtgtcatctccatatctgaggttattgatatttctcccggcaatcttgattccagcttgtgcttcttccagcccagcatttctcatgatgtactctccatataaattaaacaaacagggtaacgatatacagccttgatgtactcctttccagtttggaaccagtccgttgttccatgtccggttctaactgttgcttcttgatctgcatatacgtttctcaggaggcaggtaaggtggtctggtatctcatttctttaagaattttccacagtttgttgtgatccacacagcaaaggctttagtgtagtcaatgaagcagaagtagatgtttttttggaattctcttgctttttctttgagccaacggatgttggcaatttgatctctggttcctctgccttttctaaatccagcttgaacatctggaagttctcagttcacatactgttgaaatctggtttggagaatcttgagcattactttgctagcgagtaagatgagtgcagttgtgtggtagtttgaacattctttggcattgcctttctttgggattggaatgaaaactggccgtttccagtcctgtggccactgccaagttttccatgtttgctggcatattgtgtgaagcaccttcacagcatcatcttttaggatttgaaacagctcaactggaattccatcacctccactagttttgttcataatgatgtttcctaaggcccacttgactttgcattccaggatgtctggctctaggtgagtgatcacaccatcatggttatctgggtcatcaagttctctttagtatagttcttctgagtattcttgccacctcttcttaatatcttctgcttctgttaggttcataccatttctgtcctttattggacccatctttgcatgaaatgttcccttggtatctctaattttcttgaagagatctctagcctttcccatcctactgttttcctctatctctttgcattgttcccttaggaagcctttcttatctctccctgttattctttggaagtctgcatccagatggatatgtctttccttttctcctttgtcttttgcttcttttcttttttcatctatttgtaaggcctcctcagacaaccattttgcctttttgagtttctttttcttggggatggttttgatcactgtctcctgcacaatgtgacaaacttctgtccacagttcttcaggcactctgtctatcagatctaatcccttgaatctatttgttgcttccactgtataatcataagggacttgatttaggtcatatcttaacagcctagtggtttttcctactttcttcaatttaagtctgaattttgcaataaggagttcatgatctgagccacagtcagttcccagtcttggtTTTTCTGACTGCATATATGTTCTCTATCTTtgattgcaaagaatataatcaatctgatttcggtattgaccatctggtgatgtccatgtgtagagttgtctcttgtgttcttggaagagggtgtttgctatgaccaaagcgttcttttggcaaaactctgttagcctttaccctgcttcattttgtactccaaggccaaacttgcctgtcactccaggtatctcttgacttcctacttttgcattccagtccctatgaccaaaaggacatcttttttgggtattagttctagaaggtctggtaggtctttatacaacccttcaacttcagcttctttggcattagtggttggggcatagacttggattactgtaatattggatggtttgccttggaaacagagatcattctgtcgtttttgagactgcatccaagtactgcattttggactcttttgttgactatgagggctactccatttcttctaagaaattcttgctcacagtagtagatataatggtcatctgaattaaattcacccattccagtccattttagttcactgatttctaaaatatcagtgttcactcttgccatctcctgtttgatcacttctaatttaccttggttcatggacttaacattccaggttcttatgcaatactgttcttatagcatcagattttacttttcaccactagacacatccacaactaggcattgttcctgctttggctcagcccctttattccttctggagctatttctctgctcttttccagtagcatattggacacctactgacctggagagttcatctttcagtgtcatatctttttgccttttcatagtgttcatggggttctcaaggcaagaatgctgaagtggtttgccattcccttctccaatggaccacattttgtcagaactctccaccatgacccgtctgtcttgggtggccctatatggcatggctcatagtttcattgagttagacaaacaAAACCTCGTGCATAGCAGGACcgagggaaaggagcagtgacccccacgagagactgagccagacctgccatTGAGTGTCTGAGTGTCTCTTGCTGAGAGGCACGGGTCAGCAGTGACCTGCCacggggacaggggctctggctgcagcagacctgggaggcatGGCGTGTGGCATAAGTCCTTTAGGAGGAGGTTGCCATCAGTGCCCCTGCAGAGCCACCGAGCAGATGACCCACACACCGGAGAACATTTAtatcaaagaagttctcacactgttgccAAAGTTCTAGGCTCCACGACTTATTTCCCAACCTGGAGATCCGGCAAAAGGACTCAGAATCCCCAGGGAAACAGACCCTTGGAGCAcacaacaaaaccttgtgtgcaccaggagccaggagaaaggagcagtgaccccaaaagagactgagccagacttgcctgtgaatgtccaggagtctctggcagaggtgcgggttgacagtggcctgctgcagggtcaggggcactgactacAACTTTCCTCGGAGCTGTGGCATGCTGGCATAAATCCTTTTGAAGAAGGCAGCTATTACTGGCATCActcctaccatagtttggccagagaaaggaacacagtcccacccaccagcagaaaattggattaaagatttactgagcatggccctgcccacccaaGCAAGATCCAGTTttacccacagccagtccctcccatcccatggggtcaaaaagagtcagacaggactgagtgactttcactcaggAAGCTTTCacagcctcttatcctcatccatcagaggacagaaggaatgaaaaccacaatcacagaaaactaactgaACAATGCTGTATATAAataccaaatatatttttatatacaacaaagcaattagaaaatgaaatttaaaagacgtAGCTTGTATGAACAAATCAAATACGAGGAacagataaaatatatgtaaaacctCTACATTAACaactaaagaataaaagaaagcctAAATAATGGAAGTGTTTacaatgttcatggattggaagactaaATATTGTAATATATTGATTCTGTCTTTAGATTCAATGAtgtgccaattaaaaaaaaataagacttctTTTGGATGGAAACTACAAgtggatttcaatttttttttataaaaagtaaagaataacCAAGACAATCTTgaagaacaaagctgaaaaatCTATGCTATTGATATCATGGCTTATTATAAAGGTATAATAATTAAGTTACTGTAACATTGGTGCCAGGATGGAGAGATACATTGTATCAGTCAGAGTCTAGTGAGGAGATAGAAATCACAGTAAAGTCTATGTCGGCATGAGCATGGGCCAGAATGGCTTGGTTTCTAGGTTTTGTATTTGGTCTACCCATGAATAACAGGTGCCTACGAGGGCAGGGATTAGGTCTTTGTTGGTCTCCGACATCACCTGCGTAGGATGTGGCTAAGAAGCCACAGCTGGGGATTCTTGCTGAATGAACATCTGAACAAGCCAGTAAAGAGATTCCTTCCTGCACAGATTGACCTTGAAGGCTTATTGGCTGGAAGACAGACCCTGCTTTTCTATTGGAATGTAACCTCTGGCCCAGGTGAGCACAGGAAACAAAGTCTGGGTGAGGCTCAAAGGCAAGGCGAATGCCCGGGTCCAGTCACCTGTAGATGGAGGCCAAGGGGCAGGTGAGCTGAACGTTGTTGGTTGACTGGCCCAACTTGGAAATGTCAGAGGTGAAGAAGGGCTGGATGAGCTCCTCGCTCTCGTTGCAAGGTACAAGGCAGGCTTCCACCTGCATCTCAGGCCTCAAGCGGCTGGACCACACCTTCTCATCTCCCAGATAGAGCCAGCAGGGCATTGGGTTTTCCAGGGACTCTTGGATGTAGCAGTACCCCAGGCGTTTGCGTTCACCTGGCACCCCACAGCGGTTACAGTCCTGCCAGGGCTCCCAGTGGGTGAAGATCATCTCCTCTCTACCCAGACTCAGGCTCTGATTCTGCAGAGGGTTTTGGCCTAGTCCTTTGTGGGTAATATGTAGCATGGTGACATCTTGGAAGTCTATCTCATATTCTACCACAAGGGCTGTGTTATTGTCCTCACAGCGATAGAGGCCTGTCTGGGAGGGCTGAGGTTTGTTCAGTTGGAGGCTGCCCCCAGGCAGTTTCTTTATGTTAGGCAGTGAGGAGACCAAAAAGGGATCTTCCCcctgaaaggaagaaaagtaccAGTACGCCTGGAGATGGTCACACTGCAGGACAACATCATTGCCCGAGAGCAGGGCCTGCTGGCAGAGACTCTTATAGGCACAGGTGACTAATAGCTGGGCACAGGAAGCAGGCAGAAAAAGGCTAAGCAGCCACAAGATGGTCAGCATGGCTATCTACATACAGACTGCAGAAGGAAGCTGGGAACCACGGGGGCATTGTGAAGTCACCCACAGAACACGGGCATCATCCCTGGGTAGTGGAGTGGACCCTGAGCCACTGCACTTCCAGGACTCCAATTCAGTTCACATCATCAAGTAATACCTTAGAGTCAAAAACTCAAATGGCCACAAGAGCTGGGCAGGAAACATGAGTGAGCCTACGTCAGAACAAGTGAACTAAAAAGTCAAGTTATTTATCCTTCACCTACTCACTCAATAGACAATGATGGAATGGGTCAAAAGGCATAACTGAGAAGTCACTGGTTTCCTATTTTGTAAATTGGGAGGGTTCCTTAATTAGCACCAAGTCAGTtccttgaggggcttccctgatggctcagcagtaaagaatccacctgaaatgcaggagacgggggtttgatccctgggtggggaagatcccctgaaggaggatatggcaacccactccagtattgttgcctgaagaatctcatggacagaggagcctggtgggctacagtccaaggggctgcaaagagctggacatgactgagcaactgagcatgcacccacagCTCCTTG
The genomic region above belongs to Budorcas taxicolor isolate Tak-1 chromosome 18, Takin1.1, whole genome shotgun sequence and contains:
- the LOC128062798 gene encoding protein FAM187B-like; translated protein: MLTILWLLSLFLPASCAQLLVTCAYKSLCQQALLSGNDVVLQCDHLQAYWYFSSFQGEDPFLVSSLPNIKKLPGGSLQLNKPQPSQTGLYRCEDNNTALVVEYEIDFQDVTMLHITHKGLGQNPLQNQSLSLGREEMIFTHWEPWQDCNRCGVPGERKRLGYCYIQESLENPMPCWLYLGDEKVWSSRLRPEMQVEACLVPCNESEELIQPFFTSDISKLGQSTNNVQLTCPLASIYR